One Methylorubrum extorquens genomic window, AGATATCGTCGCTGATCACCTCATCGCGGTGCGAGCGTTGACCGTGGAGTACGGGCGTGACATCGATGCTGCGATCGATCCCGCCCTCCACGCGCTCGGTAAGGCACTCAGGCGCGAGAAGTCGGGAACGGGAACATTGGACATCAATCATTGATCGGAGTGGCTTCCGATTCCTTACACCACATAGCATAGGCACGCTCGCGCACCTCGAACGCAGTGCGCAGTAGCGTGTCCGGCTCGCCGCGAGCCTCCGGTAGCAGGACGAGCCCGGAGTCATTCGGCTTGCGATCAAGAACTTTGCCAGCCTCACACCGCCACGTGGCGTCAGCAGCAACGAAGAGGAGCTCCGACTCAGACATATTCATTTGGCTCACCAAGGCCTTCCGTAGAAATCAGGCGATACATGACGTGCGCTCTACAATTGCGCGCAACCGTTCAAGGAGCGCCACATCGCGCACCTGGTCAGGCTTGTCGAGTAGCAAAGCTACGTAGCGCCTCCGCTCACGGCATTTTGAATTCAGTACTTTAAGTAGTATTGCTGGGGACATATTGTAATATGGTTGTAATACATCTTTTGATATCAAAATTTAGCAAAAGCTTGCTTTCGATCGCGTCAATGCGCGTAACGTGCAGTTGAGCGTCGCGAAGCAATACTTACTATGAATGCCGTTTTTTCAATGAGACTTCGTCATGCAGAAAATCGCCCCGATAAAACTACCCAGAAACAGCTAAAAAATGAATTCTGCAGCCTGTTTATTAAAATAGACTTTAGTTGCTAAATCTCAAATCTTCCTTAGAAGTTGAACCTTCGCTATTATATTATATTCGACATATTAGTACAATTACAAAATGAGGCATGTGCGGACTATTGGAAGGACCTCTTATAGTGCGAGGAGGGACAGGAGGCTGAACGAACAGAATTGCCCTGCCCCCATTCGTCGGCCCGGGTTTGAAGTTAGTGCATCGTCAACCGTGTGAGGAAGGCCCCACGCACGATATCCCATCGCGGGCCACGCCGCAGCATGGATACGACATGGCGGTCGAAGTCCTCGAAGCTCTCGCCTCTGTAGGCCCAGCAGGCGCCGATGACACTGCCGCTCGATACGGTGGACAGGACCTTGACCTTGTCGAGGATGCCGCGATCATGAAGCGCCCTCATGCAGCCGAGATGGAAGACCATCCCCCCGTGCGCCGCCGCCGGACAGGGCCAATCCGATAAAGGGTTCGCGATCAGGACCCGGCATAATCAACTCGTTCGTAGAGGCCGGCCGAGATCAGGGGCTTGGCAGGAGTGCCACCGAGGATGAGCATTATGACGTTGCGCCCCATGTAGGCGCCACCCGTGCGCAGAAGCTTTCGCATGGCCCTTAGGTCCGTGGAGCTCGGGATCGGCAATCCTTTGGGATGGGTGTGCCACCTGCCGATGAACGCGACCGAGTTGGAGCGGACGTGTCGTGCGGTCGCGGCAGGACCGCGAGCGTCGCCGCATACTTGTCCCGCTCGTACGGGCTCGTGACGAAGCGCCAGGGATCGGCCTCGGTGGCATACATGCCCTTGAAGTATTCGGTATCGAGGCTCTTCGTTCGACGGCCTGTCGGAGCGTTGGCGGGTTTGTCGGAGTTTGCCTCCACCCCTGCGGCTCCTTCGATCCCGCACATGATGCTGGCGGCAGCGACACCTCCGGACTGGAGCAGAAGTCGGCGCGACATGGGCATGCGGTCACGCACGATAACCTCGGAGTGCAAGGAGCTGTAGGAGTGGGAAGCCAAGGCTGTTCGCAGCTGTACCGAGCCGCTGAGGCGACGGATAGGCGAACCTCAGGTCGCGATGGCGTGATGCTCGGTTGACTGTTCCCGCGCCGAATGGCCCGTCATTCCGATGCGAGCCAGCCCACCGCAGCCGTCATCGGATCGCTCGGGCCACCATCCGGGATCAGGACCCGTGTTTCGGTTCGCGCAAAACCTGCGCGTCGCAGATACAGATCGACAAGCTGAGCGTGACCCGTCGCATCGAGAGCCGTCCAGATCGCGACGGCCTTGGTCGGGAAACAGCGGTTCGAGAAGCTGACGATGACCGGCGATCCTGGGCGGAGCACGCGCGCAACCTCGGACAGCACCGTCACCGGCTGCTGGAGGTACTGCACCGACACGCAGATCAGCGCTGCGTCGACGCTCGCGCTCTCGATGGGGAGATGCCGGTCTGCATTCAGATCCTGCACGAAGCGCAGTGTCAGCCGTGGGTTGGCGTCGAGTTCACGCTGGTTCAAGCCATGGCCGATCACCGCAGCGAAGGCTTTCTCCGGGGGAAGGTGACTGACCCAACTCGACATCATGTCGAGGATGATGCCGCCCGAGGGGAGGAGTTCGGCGTACAGGCGCGTCACCGCGGCGATGGCCGGCTCATCGATATGCGTGACGAAGCGCGGATCCCTGTAGAAGCGGGAATCGGGCGAGGGGTCGTGCTTCGCGAACGCCTCGGACGGCAGCTCGGGCAGTTCGAGCGAGGAAATCCGGGTTGCAGACACGCTCAGAGCTTACCGTTGGAGCTGCCGATGATGGTGCACCAACAGATGCGTGGCCGACTTGGTTCGCGGTGGCACGCAGAGCCTGATGCCGCAGCTTCGATGCCGACCCGGTGAAGCCGCGAAGACCGACCCGGACGTATACGGTCGACGCCGTCAAGGGCGGGCAGCCGCCGGATCGCGGGCGCCATCGTGTCGCGTGTCGTCACCGCCCCTGAGTGCGTGGCAATCCCGTACCAGACGTGTTCGTTGTCCTTCGACACAGCAGGGAGCGCCCCAGCGGCGCGCAGTGCGTTTGTTTCCATCAGCCACCGCCCGGCTTCGTAGCGCTGCCGCGGCACGGATCGGTCCGTTCCGGCACCTCCCGGCCCTGTTCCGCCTCGCCTGGGCGACGAGCCGCACCCTGACGCTCGCCAGTATCGGTTTGCGCCTTGCCCGCGCGGCCATTCCTGCCCTGATGCTCTATGTCGCCAAGCTCGTTGTTGACACGGTCGTGGCCGGGCAAGCCGGTGCCGTCGGGCCGGCGAGCGCCTCGGACTGGTTCGCCCATCCGCTCCTGCGGCAGGTCAGCCTGCTGATCGGGGCCGAACTCGCGCTGGCACTCGCCTCCGACCTGCTCGGGCGCGCGACGAGCCTCATCGACGGGGTGCTGGCCGAGATGACCGGCAATGCCACCACGCTCCGGCTGATGGCACACGCCGCCACCCTCGATCTCGCCCAGTTCGAGGACCCCGCCGTGCAGGACGGGCTGGAGCGTGCCCGGCGTCAGGTCGCGTGGCGCGCCAACCCGATGGGCCAGCTCCTCGGCCAACTTCAGGATGGGCTTACAGCCCTCTCACTGGCTCTGGCCGTGCTCGCGTTCCTGCCCTGGCTCGTCGTCCTGCTCGTCCTCGCCCTGATCCCGGCCTTCCTCAACGAACTCCACTTCAACCGCCAGGGCTATCGCCTCGCCTACCAGCGCTCGCCGGACCGGCGCGAGGGCGACTACATGCGCCAGCTCGGGGCCGGTGCCGAGAGCGCCAAGGAGATCAAGCTGTTCGGCCTCAGTGGCTACCTGGCCGAGCGCTTCCGTCTGCTCGCTGACCGGGCGCTGCGCGAGAACACCCACCTCGCCCGGCGCCGGGCCGTCGCAGGCGGGCTGTTCGCGAGCCTCGGCACGCTCGCCTACTACCTCGCCTACCTCGTGATCGCGCTGCGGACGGCCACCGGCACGCTCACCCTCGGCGACCTCACCTTCCTGTCCGGCGCTTTCCTACGCCTGCGCAGCCTCGTCGAGGGCTTACTCCTCGGCCTTTCCCAACTCTCGGGCCAGGCGCAGTACCTCGACGACCTGTTCGGGTTCCTCGCACTCTCGCCCCGGCTCAACGCGCCGGAGTATCCCGCCCCGTTCCCGACGCCGATCCGCGACGGCTTCGTGTTCGAGGCGGTGGGCTACCGTTATCCCGGCGCGGAGCGCTGGGCAGTGCGCGATCTCTCGCTCACGATTCGGGCCGGCGAGGTTTTGGCGCTGGTGGGCGACAACGGCAGCGGCAAGACCACGATCGTCAAGCTGCTGGCGCGGCTCTACGACCCGACCGAGGGGCGCATCCTGCTCGATGGCCGCGACCTGCGCGACTACGACCCCGACGTGCTGCGAACCCGCATCGGCGTGATCTTCCAAGACTTCGTCCGCTTCGATCTCACGGCGGGCGAGAACATCGCGGTCGGGCGCATCGCGGCGCGGACGGATACGGCCCGCATCGAGGGCGCGGCGGGCCGCGCGCTGGCCGACACCATGGTGGGGCGGCTGCCCGCGGGCTACGACCAGCGGCTGGGCCGGCGCTTCGAGGACGGGGTCGATCTATCCGGGGGCGAGTGGCAGAAGCTCGCAATCGCCCGCGCCTACATGCGCGAGTCCGAGGTGCTGGTCCTGGACGAGCCGACCGCGGCGCTCGACGCCCGCGCGGAGGCTGAGGTGTTCGCCCGCCTCCGCGCTCTCGCGCTCGGACGTACCGCGCTCCTTATCTCGCATCGCTTCTCGAGCGTGCGCCACGCCGATTGTATCGTCGTGCTTGGGAACGGCCGGGTGCAGGAGGCCGGTACGCACGAGGAGCTGGTCTGCAACGGCGGTCGCTACGCTGAACTGTTCGAGCTGCAGGCAGCAGCATACCGATAAGCGGCAGCTCGCCGCTGACACTTCGACGTTGACCGAAACCCTCTCGCTGCCGGTCAGCGCACGAAAAATGGAGATTTGCCTCCGTACCCGTTCAATTCTGCGACGACACCGGAAGGTAAGTTGCCTGCCAGTAAATGTCTGGTTCCAGGCGATGCGTTTAAGTCCGCTTACGGCCGATTCTGTTGAAAAACTCGGCTGTTGCAGCGGCATTTGCGAGGTGATTCACTGCTGTTGTGAGGCAGGGATCGACGCAGATGATGGGACCTCGGCAAGTCGAGCAGGGTGCTCTGTTCTACGAGTTCTCGCTCGACACCCACGTTCCCGCCGACCATCTGCTGCGCTCTATCGACCGCTTCGTCGATCTCACCAGCCTGCGCCAGGAGTTGGCCCCGTTCTACGCCTCCACGGGCCGCCCCTCGGTCGATCCCGAGCTGATGATCCGTATGCTGATCATCGGCTACTGCCTCGGCATCCGCTCGGAGCGCCGGCTCTGCGACGAGGTTCACCTCAATCTCGCCTACCGCTGGTTCTGCCGCCTGGGCCTGGAGGGCCGCGTACCGGACCACTCGACCTTCTCGAAGAACCGGCACGGCCGCTTCCGCGACAGCGATCTGCTACGCCGCTTGTTCGAGCGTGTGCTCGCCCGCTGCATCGCCGAAGGGCTGGTCGGTGGCGAGGGCTTTGCCGTCGACGGCAGCCTGATCAAGGCCGACGCCAACCGACAGAAAGGGGTCGAAGGCTCTGCCGGTCTCCCGCCCGAGGCCGTGAGCCGGGCCGCTCAGGAGTATCTAGCCGTCCTCGACGAGGCCGCCTTCGGAGCCGCCACGCCCGTCCCACCCAAGTTCATCTCGCCCGCCGATCCGGCCGCTCGCTGGACCGGAGCACACGGCGGGCAAGCGTTCTTCGCCTACACGGCCAACTACTTGATCGACCTCGACCACGCGGTCATCGTCGATGTCGAGGCGACCACCGCCATCCGGCAGGCCGAGGTCACGGCGGCCAAACGCATGATCGAGCGCTCACGCGAGCGCTTCGATCTCTATCCGGCCCGGCTGGCGGGCGACAGCGGCTACGGCTCGGCCGAGATGCTGGGCTGGCTCGTCTACGAGCAGGGCATCGAGCCGCATATCAGCGTCTTCGATAAGTCGACCCGCACCGACGGCACCTTCTCACGCGCTGACTTCACCTACGACCAGCCCAATGACGTCTATCGCTGCCCGGCGGGCCGGATGCTGACGACGACCGGCACCTTGGTCAACGACGGGGCGACGTTGATGTATCGAGCGAGCAAGTTCGACTGCACGCCATGCCCACTGAAGGCGCGCTGTTGCCCGAACGATCCGGTGCGCAAAGTCCCGCGCTCGATCTACGAGGGAGCGCGAGACATGGCTCGCGACATCGCACGATCTGAAGAAGGCAAAACCTCACGCCGCGAGCGGAAGAAGGTCGAGATGCTGTTTGCCCACCTCAAGCGCATCCTGAAGCTGGACCGCCTCCGGCTACGAGGACCGAACGGAGCGAAGGACGAGTTCCACCTCGCAGCCGCCGCCCAGAACCTGAGGAAGCTCGCCAAGATCATCCCGGTCCCGCAGCCGAGCCCGGCTTGACTGGGAAGGAGGCCTCAGGGCCGAGGAGAAAAGACCGCCCCTGTCCGTCGCCGATCTCGGCCGCCACCGAGTTTTTCAACGAAATCGGCGCATCTGAGACCTCTTGTTAGGCGCCGGTCGAAGTCTGCTTTAGGAGTAGCGCCGCCGTGGTTGTATTCGGTACGAAGCCGATTGACCGTTTCGGCGCCGTGCCAAGGAGGCAACTCTTACCCGCACATCTCAACGTGTCATTTTCGTTTCATCGGATTGCGGTTCACGCTTCAGCTCGGGTTGCGCCGTTTAGAGGTAAGCCCAGTTCCAGTTTGACGAGTGCTACGAAAAGTTGCTTCGAAAGTTCGAACTGGAGCGAGCAAAAGCCTTTTATTGCTTACGGGCTAAGGCGCTCGGCGGCGAATCCTCCCTCTCCGTCATTCAAGTTTCTCTCACGATCAACGACTTAACTAACAGATCGAGCAACGCCTCGTAGCAGCGTTGCGGTAAGGGCGGCGGTCTCATAGTCTTGTGTGCTCCTGTCTCAGGGCGTGGGGAAACGCGTTCATGACCGAACACCATAAGGACGCCTCGTCGGGCGTCGCAAAGGCCGTCTTCGAGAGTCTGGATCCGGAACAGCGCGCGGCAGTCGAGAAAGAGGCGAACGCGAAGGGCGTCGAGCCAATCGAGATCGTCCGTCGGTCGCTCGACGTATTGATCTCGGAAACTGGGCAGGCGGATGGGAAGTCGGTGTTCGTTCGGCGCTCAGGAACCTGATTCAACGGAGGAGGGCTCCGGCGGGATGTGCCGGAGCCCTCCTCCGTTCCGGTTTGGCGATGTGCGTCAGACGCGATCCAATTCCGCCAGCGTGTCAGCGAGCTCCTGAAAATCCGCATCGTTGGTTGGGAAAAATTGGTTGTCCCTCTCCCGGATACGATTCACGAGCCGTCGCGCAGTCACCTTGAAGGGCACCTCCTTGTCACAGGCGCCGTCGGTGCTGAAATCGTATCCTTCGACATATCGTACCGGCCTCCGACCAGCTTCTCGTCGAGATGCGGGTGCAGCCCCAAGACATCGACAATGTGCCGTTCGGACAGAAGGCGGTGCTGCGCTTCCCGGCTTTCGACACGTGCGCCAGACCGGAGATCGACGGCGAGGTGACCTGGGTCTCGGCGGACGTGACCCATGACCCCAAGACCGGGCAGAGTTACGAGACCGCGCGCATCCGTATCCGCGAGGATCAGAAGGAGTTCCTACAGGGCTTGCGTCTCTTTCTGGACATGCGGGGGGGGGATCCTTGACCCAGATCGGCGAGTGCTTCCGTTCTTTCCTATCTCACGCGCCCTCTGTCCGATCAGATCGCAAACTAGGCGGCTGGACGCCCCGAGCCTTCGCCAACCAGACTGTCATGGCCCGAACATTTGCGTAGGCCGTGGACGACACACAGGGGGCGGATCGAGGCCAGCCGACCACTTCTCTTAATGAGAGGTGGGAAAAATGCAGTAAAACCACAGATTGGAAGTCCGGAAATCTTGCACATTCTCGTTCCAGGCCGGACATGTGGCACCTGTGCGGAGTGCTGCCGAGTTCTTGAGGTCAAGGCGCTTGCCAAGCCTGCCGGAACCACATGCGTGCATCAGACAGGTGGGGCATGCAGCATCTACCGGGAGCGTCCGGATGCCTGCGCTAAGTGGCATTGCCTATGGCGCAAGATCGGCGCTCTCCCGGATGAGTTGCAACCGGACCGTTCCGGGGTGATGTTCTCGCTGGAAACGGCTCCTACGGCTGACGACCCTTTCTTCCGTGCCCGCATTGTCTGCCGGGCCGTGCAGGGGCCTGACGCCTTTGAGCGGTGGGAGGCTGTCGAGGCGATCGACATGTTCGTTCGAGAGGGCTCGCTGCCGGTCTGGACGGCCTTCGACTCTGTGGTCTCTCTGGTCTATCCAGAGCCTGCCGATGCGGATCGGCTGAGGCACGCCATCAGGCATCCGCACCCCGAGATGAACCCAGATTGTGCGGAAGAGGCTGCAACCTGGAGGTTGAGGCTCGGGTACGGTGATGGGCATCAAGAAGCCGACGGTTTGGAACAAAAGCCGCTCGGCGCGTTAAAGCCTCTGTTCGCCACAGGAGGAGCACACATGGCAACCGGTACGGTAAAGTGGTTCAACGAGACGAAGGGCTATGGATTCATCCAGCCCGACAACGGCGGCAAAGACGTGTTCGTGCACATCTCGGCGGTCGAGCGCGCTGGCCTGCGCGATCTCGCTGAAGGGCAGAAGGTGTCCTACGAGGTTGAGATCGACCGGAAGAGTGGCAAAGAATCGGCCGGACAGCTTCAGGTTGCCTGATCGTCGGGCGGCCCTGCGTCGCCAGTAAGAAAGCGGTGGGCTGGCTTCGCGTCAGCCTACCGCCTGGTGGCCGTTCGCCCTGTTCGGTTCCCCGATCCGATGAACTCGTGAAAAGTCCGGCCCTGCGACCAACTCTCCAGCTTGGGATCATCCGCCGAGGAAACGCGGTTGCCACCCCGCGTCCACATGGGTCGGAGCTTTTGCTTGTCCAATCCCTTCCTGACTTCCCTTCTGCTCGCGTACGAGGCGCAGCGGGTTATCGAACTCCGCTTGGTACGGCTCGCCTGGGGCGGTCAGGAAGGGTGGGCCGAGTTGAACGCGATGGTGTTCGAGAAGATCGCGGCGACCACCGAGGCGACTACGACGTTGCTGACCGGCGGTTCACATGAGGATGTGGTTGCCCGCTATCGGGAACATGTGGCTGCGAACGCGGAGCGTCTGAGAGCGTAGCGTCCGCCCAGCTAAATCGGGAGATGCGCTGTCTTGGCCAGACCGGACGTACAGCGCTCCCCTGCGTGACGGTGCTGTACCCGACGCCGCAGTGAACTCGTCTGCCGTTTATGGCAGGACCTTCAGGGTACGATCTCGGCTGGTGAAGCCCGTTTCTTATCGCGGCGGTCGAGACATGGGCCTGTGCCCGCGAAAGCCGTTCTCGCCCGCTGGTGCGACCGGCGCATTCCCCCTTTCGCCTATCGGCCTTCAAGGCGGCAAGAGAGGGCTGTCTCGACGGGGCAGGAGGCGGGTGGCTCTCGATAGATCCGCACTCGAGGCGGGTCATCGCCGTTTTCCAGCGCAATGCGACGCTCCTCCTCGGCGTAGTCCCAACTCCACTCGTCGGAGTGCTCCCCATCGAGGACGACGCCGGCCCGGCAGCCCCAGCCATGCTGGCGTGCGACCTGGGCCTGCTCGTAGGTGACGGTGAAATAGCCGAATTCGTGAAGCTCTCGATCGCGGCAGAGGATCTGACCGTCAGCCGTCACGATATCGCCCGGCTTCGCACCATCCGGCATTGTCGATGTCATGGTTGGTTCCTACGCGACGCGCTTCAGCACGATTATACCGATCGATAGGGTACGTGGAACAGGTGGCAGAGCGTATTCCTGCAAAATAGTGGCGATCGGCATCGCCGCCGATGCGCTGCTCCCTGCTCGAGCCTTGGGCCGTAGTTACTGCGCCAGCCACCGAGAGAATGCCTCGGCGCGCTCGAGCTCTCATCCTGCCATCGAACGCGTGGTTCGAATCGATGAGCGTAAAAAGCCATCGCGCGGAGCCAACACAAAGAGAAAACGAGGCGCATCCCAGCATTCCTCTCGACGTCCTTCCCTTGACATGCTTGCTGAGAATACCGGCCAGCACGAGCCGGACAGGGAGCAAACATGCGCAGCGGTTGGGTTGTGTTCGGCGCACTTGGCTGCGCCCTCGGCGCCGCGCCGGCTCAGGCGGGCATCACCGGCATCGACATCGCCAGCGTCGAGCCTTTCGCGGACGGCGCCGAGTTCGGCGCAGCGGGCCCCTACGAGCGAGTCGTCGGCACGGCCCGCGGTGAACTCGACCCCGCCGATCCCGCGAATGCCGGCATCGTCGATATCGCTCTGGCGCCCCGCAACGCCCGCGGCATGGTCGAGTACAAGACCGACCTGTACATCCTGAGGCCCAAGGATCCGGCCCGCGGCAGCGGCACGCTCCTGTTCGAGGTGCTCAACCGGGGCCGCAAGTTCCTCTTCAACTGGGTCCTCGATGCACCGGCTCAGGCCGTGCAGGCCGTCAACGATCCGAAGACCGCCACCGATGCCGGGACCGGGCTCGTCCTGCGCCGGGGCTACACCCTCGTCTGGTCGGGCTGGGAAGCGGATGCACTGCGCCAGCAGGGCGGTATGGCGATCGACGTGCCGGTGGCCACGCGCGGCGGCACGCCGATCGTCGAGGTAGTTCGCGACGAACTCGTCAGCGCGACCCGCGGTCCGCCTGAGGCGCCTTTCTACCTGACCTTCAAGACGGCCAGCCAGGACAAGGCCGACGCGCGCCTCACCGTTCGGCGCCGGGAGGCCGACCCGCCGCGGCCGGTGCCGCCGGATGCCTGGCACTACGCCACCCCGCGTCAGATCGAGCTTCTGCCGAAGGGCACCAAGCCGCTACCCGGCTCGCTCTACGAATTCACGTACCAAGCCACCGAGCCGAAGGTGCTCGGGATCGGTTTTGCCGCCACGCGGGACGTGGTGGCCTATCTCCGCAGCGAAGGCGGCGCGGCCAATCCGGCGGGTGGCGCCATCCGGCACACTCTCGCACTCGGCATCTCGCAGAGCGGGCGCTATTTGCGTGACTTCATCCAACAGGGCTTCAACCGGGACGAAACCGGCAAGCGGGTGTTCGATGGCGTCCTGTCTCACATCGCGGGCGTGGGCGGGGTGTTCCTCAACGCCCGCTTCGCTCAGCCCTCGCGAACCAACACGCAGCACGAAGACCATCTCTACCCGGAGAACACCTTCCCGTTCTCGGCCGCCACCCAGCACGATCCCGTCACCGGTCGCACGGGCAAGCTGCTGCGTGATGATGGATTCGACCCTCTGTTGATCGAGGCTAATACCGGCACCGAGTATTGGCAGAAGGGCGCCTCTCTCCTCACGACCGATCCGGCGGGCCGCACCGATGTGCCGCTGCCCGACACCGCGCGCGCCTATTTGGTCTCGAGCGGCTTCCACTATGGGCGTGCCGGCTTGGCCTCGACCAAGGGACCCTGCTCCAACCCACGCAGCAGCCTGAACCCGGCCCCGGCCGTCCGGGCGCTGCTGGTCGCGCTTGAGGAGTGGGTGAAGGACGGCAAGGCACCACCGGAGAGCCGTGTGCCGCGCCTATCCGATCACACCCTCGTCGAAGCGGCCGATATCGGTTTCCCATTCATGGTCGGCGTCCCCGTTCCGACGGCGCCGAATGCGATCGCGCGCTTCAGCACCTACGTCGATCCACGCCCGGAAAGCGGGACGCAATATCGCCCCCTGGTCCCGCGCGTCGATGCCGACGGCAACGAGGTGGCCGGCATTCGCCTGCCGGCGGTTGCAGCCCCGCGTGCGACCTTCACCGGTTGGAACCTGTATGCCGATCCGTTCCCCGCCGGTGCGCTGTGCGATCGCGAGGGCAGCCAGATCCCGTTCGCGCGCACCCGTGCCGAACGGGACACGGCCGGCGACCCCCGTCTATCCCTCGAGGAGCGATATCAGGATGCGGGTGCCTACGTCGCGGCCGTGACGAAATCCGTCGATGCGCTCGTGTCCGGTCGCCTGCTGCTGCAGGAGGACGGAGGTCGTATGATCGCAGCTGCGCGACAGGAGATGCCGTAGCGGGTCGCAATCCGGCTCATCGAAAGTCCATAGCGCCAAAGCAAAATCTCGAATCGAGTTATGGAAAATGTCCGAGGGGATAGCCAGTTATACTGTCTTCCACGCCAAGATAGGGCTCACGTTAGTGAAAAGTACGAGCAGGTGCTGATCGGCGTGTAAGCAGTGGTCCAGGTTCGAAGACGGTGCAGGGTTGGCCTTCCCCGACGGAGCTGGTCGGGGAAGCTCGGTCAGCCAAGCGGATGAGGCCGGCACCAGCACCTCCGGGACCGGCGCTCGATCGCTGAGCAAGGCATGCGGGCAAACCCATGGCCGCCATCGTCACACGTTACGAGAAGGCCGCTGCCAGCTTTTCAGACGTCCCGCGCCTCGCCGCGATCGCTGTTTTGGAGCAAGTGACTCGTGGAACGCCCGAAGAAGCGAGAGCGAAACCGGATCAGTTCCGCAGAACCTTACCCGGATTGAGCAGGCCGTCCGGGTCGAGCGCCCGCTTCAGACGGTGCGCCAAAGCCATCTCTTCGGGCCGGCGGCGGCGGGCCAACTCGTCGACGCGGTACTGGCCGATGCCGTGCTCGGCGGAAATGCTGCCCGCGAACCGATCGACCACGTCGTGCACGAGACGGTTGATTGCGGTGCTATCGTGCTCGGGCCCAATCAGCACGTTGTAGTGCAGGTTGCCGTCGCCCATGTGGCCGAACACGTTTGGGACGGTGCCGGGCGCGCCCTCGGCCAAGGCTCGGTCGGCGGCCTCCAGGAAGGCCGGGATCGCCGGGATCGGCACCGAGACGTCGTGCTTGACCGATTTTCCCTGGTGCGCCTCGCACTCCGTGATGCGCTCGCGCAGGCCCCAGAGGCCGGCGGCCTGCGCCTTCGACTCGGCGAGCACGCCGTCCAGGGCGTCGCCCCGCTCCAGAACCTCGCCCAGCGTGCCTTCGACGGCGTCCCGGAGACCCGAGAGGCTCGATCCCGCCTCGAGCAGGATGCACCAGGGGGAGGCGGGCAGCGGGCTCGGCAGGCCAGCATAGCGCTCCAACAGATCGAACGAGCAGCGCGAGATCAGCTCGAAGGCCTGGATCGTGTCGCCAAGGCCGTCCTGCGCGGCGGCCAGCACCCGGAGCGCCGCTTCCGGGTCGGGCACTGCCAGCAGGGCGGTCTCGGTGTGGCGCGGCCGGGGCACGAGGCGCAGCACCGCCGCGGTGACGATGCCGAGCGTCCCCTCGCTACCGATGAAAAGCTGCTTCCAGTCGTAGCCGGCGTTGTCCTTGCGCAGCGAGCGCAGGCCATCGACGACGCTGCCGTCGGCGAGGACGACTTCGAGACCGAGCACGAGGCTGCGCGTCATGCCGTAGCGCAGCACGTTGATGCCGCCGGAATTAGTGGCGATCATGCCGCCCACCATGGCCGAGCCCTCCGCGGCGTAGCTCACCGGGAACAGCCGCCCGGCGGCCTCCGCCGCCTCTTGCGCTGCCTGGACGACGCAGCCCGCCTCGACCTCCATCGTGAGGCCCACCGGATCGACCGCGCGGACCGCGTTCATCCGCGCCAGCGAGAGCACGATCTGGCGTCCTGAAGCGTCGGGAGTGGCTCCGCCCGCGAGCCCGGTATGGCCGCCCTGGGGCACCAGGGCGATGCCGGCCTCGCGGCACAGGCCGACGACCGACGCGACTTGCGCCGTGCTCGACGGCCGGGCGATTGCGGCGGGCCGGCCTGGGAACAGGCGGCGCCAGTCGATGGCGAAGGGCGCGCAATCGGCTTCATCCGTCAGCAGGCCGCCCGGTCCCAGCAGGCCGTCGAGGCGGGCGAGGAGATCGGGGGGGAGACCGGTCGCGCTCATGGCTCGCAAAGGATTCCTCAGGCGATCCGGGCCTGGATCAGGCGGGTTCGCACCGTGCCGTCGATGGCGTCGAGCTCGGCGAGGATGCCGGCGCGATCGACAGGCGCGGCGTCGGCCTCCACCACGACGTAGCCCAACTCGCCCTCGGTCTGAAGGTACTGGGACGTGATGTTGACGCCGCGGCG contains:
- a CDS encoding Mov34/MPN/PAD-1 family protein, giving the protein MRDRRSRRGGGKLRQTRQRSDRPSNEEPRYRILQGHVCHRGRSLALRHEPVRAGQVCGDARGPAATARHVRSNSVAFIGRWHTHPKGLPIPSSTDLRAMRKLLRTGGAYMGRNVIMLILGGTPAKPLISAGLYERVDYAGS
- a CDS encoding class I SAM-dependent methyltransferase, which produces MSATRISSLELPELPSEAFAKHDPSPDSRFYRDPRFVTHIDEPAIAAVTRLYAELLPSGGIILDMMSSWVSHLPPEKAFAAVIGHGLNQRELDANPRLTLRFVQDLNADRHLPIESASVDAALICVSVQYLQQPVTVLSEVARVLRPGSPVIVSFSNRCFPTKAVAIWTALDATGHAQLVDLYLRRAGFARTETRVLIPDGGPSDPMTAAVGWLASE
- a CDS encoding ABC transporter ATP-binding protein is translated as MRLFPSATARLRSAAAARIGPFRHLPALFRLAWATSRTLTLASIGLRLARAAIPALMLYVAKLVVDTVVAGQAGAVGPASASDWFAHPLLRQVSLLIGAELALALASDLLGRATSLIDGVLAEMTGNATTLRLMAHAATLDLAQFEDPAVQDGLERARRQVAWRANPMGQLLGQLQDGLTALSLALAVLAFLPWLVVLLVLALIPAFLNELHFNRQGYRLAYQRSPDRREGDYMRQLGAGAESAKEIKLFGLSGYLAERFRLLADRALRENTHLARRRAVAGGLFASLGTLAYYLAYLVIALRTATGTLTLGDLTFLSGAFLRLRSLVEGLLLGLSQLSGQAQYLDDLFGFLALSPRLNAPEYPAPFPTPIRDGFVFEAVGYRYPGAERWAVRDLSLTIRAGEVLALVGDNGSGKTTIVKLLARLYDPTEGRILLDGRDLRDYDPDVLRTRIGVIFQDFVRFDLTAGENIAVGRIAARTDTARIEGAAGRALADTMVGRLPAGYDQRLGRRFEDGVDLSGGEWQKLAIARAYMRESEVLVLDEPTAALDARAEAEVFARLRALALGRTALLISHRFSSVRHADCIVVLGNGRVQEAGTHEELVCNGGRYAELFELQAAAYR
- a CDS encoding transposase; amino-acid sequence: MMGPRQVEQGALFYEFSLDTHVPADHLLRSIDRFVDLTSLRQELAPFYASTGRPSVDPELMIRMLIIGYCLGIRSERRLCDEVHLNLAYRWFCRLGLEGRVPDHSTFSKNRHGRFRDSDLLRRLFERVLARCIAEGLVGGEGFAVDGSLIKADANRQKGVEGSAGLPPEAVSRAAQEYLAVLDEAAFGAATPVPPKFISPADPAARWTGAHGGQAFFAYTANYLIDLDHAVIVDVEATTAIRQAEVTAAKRMIERSRERFDLYPARLAGDSGYGSAEMLGWLVYEQGIEPHISVFDKSTRTDGTFSRADFTYDQPNDVYRCPAGRMLTTTGTLVNDGATLMYRASKFDCTPCPLKARCCPNDPVRKVPRSIYEGARDMARDIARSEEGKTSRRERKKVEMLFAHLKRILKLDRLRLRGPNGAKDEFHLAAAAQNLRKLAKIIPVPQPSPA
- a CDS encoding cold-shock protein — protein: MATGTVKWFNETKGYGFIQPDNGGKDVFVHISAVERAGLRDLAEGQKVSYEVEIDRKSGKESAGQLQVA